A section of the Streptomyces sp. SCL15-4 genome encodes:
- a CDS encoding helix-turn-helix transcriptional regulator — protein sequence MSGQTTPGTGAERYRPGPVAALGERLREGGACVLTGEPGGGRSTVLARVARAFDAGPAVVVPALPERCRQPLAGLRALCRAAGVPAADAAGPVGDLIGALRRTAAPGTVLLCADDADLWDAASRTALGRLAARLSPGDGVSLVLTVAGHRPVDPEFAGLPLLRLAPLSTADAAALLDDAAPGALDPRVRDEITAAAEGNPGLLLGVVHRLTAAQLGGLAPLPCPLVDAEALTALTASHLTGLPPAERDLLLVTAAALHASEEPTVEAQVVARATRSLADDGTPSRPLPERRADDGALPDSGSDAVPGSRAGGGVVPGRGFGSPGEADGEGWAVPVRGSDAVPGPDAGGGVVSGFGSEAVRSSRVVRGAGSGRGPDSLPSARADGGPVPGGGRDPLPEPYADGGSTPRHGTVSHGTGVDRPPGGGGALPEALFAAGGRLGFRSTVLCRAVYAGAAPERRRAAHEALARALPDAHGLPALLHRAWAATAPAPALAAALASAAADPASAAPPALRCTAHTRAAELAPDGADRVRWYTAAAEQALLAGQSARALRLLDTARCRPAPAPERARAELLRGTALRWDGPVDDARETLLLAAALAAPYDPERSAEAALAAADAAWSAGDVTACLRALAQGGWWTGTHRTETSDAGLLGQSPSGDPPMPTGLPLSGRDLGAVEEDAGAGLFGRAPSASPPVPAGLPLPGRDLGAVDEASGAGPSGQSPSGGPPMPAGRPLAGLDLGAREASGAGRVGQPPSGTSSPLTGALTAERDAGAAEAVGAGLVGQSPPVSAGPLTAARDPGAAAALRDHRAGMRAVLQGRFDRAVAPLRRVVERAWTADGPEELLRAASAALLLGDTAAARRAGARALAVARTHGAALHEARALEYLAYGELRAGRHALARAHAEEGVRSAARSGQRNTAAHHHAVLALAASIAGEAHTVAEHATAAMTIARRHGLAQAAALAQWALARADLGHGRPREAAERLAPLVRPGSERGHFAVWMLAVPCYVEACALARQPEGAGDAVEDFALWVACEADAQAPAQLLRCRALLAPPEAADALYRQALRRHDEAAGDFERARTELLYGKWLRRRRRLREARTHLRAALLGFERCGAGPWAQQAAAELRANGVIGAAGALGADGPGGAVSEGAVPPDGLARLTPQQLRIARRVAQGLTNREVALSLSVSTRTVDYHLRKVFAALGVRSRVELARLVEQAGQTVGQS from the coding sequence ATGAGCGGACAGACGACTCCGGGGACCGGCGCGGAGCGGTACCGGCCCGGCCCGGTCGCGGCGCTGGGGGAGCGGCTGCGCGAGGGCGGCGCGTGCGTCCTGACCGGTGAGCCCGGCGGCGGCCGCTCGACCGTCCTCGCCCGGGTGGCCCGCGCGTTCGACGCCGGTCCCGCCGTCGTCGTGCCCGCCCTTCCCGAGCGCTGCCGACAGCCACTGGCCGGGCTCCGGGCGCTGTGCCGGGCGGCCGGAGTGCCCGCCGCCGACGCCGCCGGCCCGGTCGGAGACCTGATCGGCGCGCTGCGGAGGACCGCCGCGCCCGGGACCGTCCTGCTCTGTGCCGACGACGCCGATCTGTGGGACGCCGCCTCCCGGACCGCCCTCGGCCGGCTGGCCGCGCGTCTCTCCCCGGGCGACGGAGTCTCCCTGGTGCTCACCGTGGCCGGACACCGGCCGGTGGACCCGGAGTTCGCCGGACTGCCGCTGCTCCGCCTCGCCCCGCTGTCGACGGCGGACGCCGCCGCCCTGCTGGACGACGCCGCGCCGGGCGCCCTCGACCCCCGGGTACGCGACGAGATCACGGCCGCCGCCGAAGGCAACCCCGGCCTGCTGCTCGGCGTGGTGCACCGCCTGACTGCGGCCCAGCTCGGCGGCCTCGCGCCCCTGCCGTGTCCCCTGGTCGACGCCGAGGCCCTCACCGCACTGACGGCCTCCCACCTGACCGGCCTGCCCCCGGCCGAACGGGACCTGCTGCTCGTGACCGCCGCTGCCCTGCACGCCTCGGAGGAGCCGACCGTGGAGGCCCAGGTCGTGGCGCGCGCGACGAGGTCGCTCGCTGACGACGGAACACCTTCGCGTCCGCTGCCGGAGCGGCGTGCTGACGATGGTGCCTTGCCGGACAGCGGTTCTGACGCGGTGCCGGGTTCGCGTGCCGGGGGCGGGGTCGTGCCGGGCCGTGGCTTCGGTTCGCCGGGGGAGGCGGATGGCGAGGGCTGGGCCGTGCCGGTCCGTGGTTCTGACGCGGTGCCGGGTCCGGATGCCGGGGGCGGGGTCGTGTCGGGCTTCGGGTCCGAGGCGGTGCGGAGTTCGCGTGTCGTGCGTGGGGCCGGGTCGGGCCGGGGACCCGACTCCCTGCCGAGTGCGCGCGCCGACGGAGGGCCTGTGCCGGGCGGCGGCCGCGATCCGCTCCCGGAGCCGTACGCCGACGGCGGCTCCACGCCACGCCACGGCACTGTTTCGCACGGCACCGGCGTCGACCGGCCCCCGGGGGGCGGTGGTGCGCTGCCGGAGGCGCTGTTCGCCGCCGGGGGCCGGCTGGGCTTCCGCAGTACGGTGCTGTGCCGCGCGGTGTACGCAGGCGCGGCGCCCGAGCGGCGCCGTGCCGCCCACGAGGCGCTGGCCCGGGCGCTGCCCGACGCGCACGGCCTCCCGGCGCTGTTGCACCGCGCCTGGGCCGCCACCGCTCCCGCCCCCGCGCTCGCCGCCGCCCTCGCGTCCGCCGCGGCGGACCCGGCGTCGGCGGCCCCGCCCGCCCTGCGCTGCACGGCCCACACCCGCGCCGCCGAACTCGCCCCCGACGGCGCCGACCGCGTCCGCTGGTACACGGCCGCCGCCGAACAGGCGCTGCTGGCCGGCCAGTCGGCCCGGGCGTTGCGCCTGCTCGACACGGCCCGCTGCCGACCGGCCCCCGCGCCGGAACGCGCGCGTGCCGAGCTGCTGCGCGGCACCGCGCTGCGCTGGGACGGCCCGGTCGACGACGCCCGCGAAACCCTGCTGCTCGCCGCGGCCCTGGCCGCTCCGTACGACCCGGAGCGGTCCGCCGAGGCCGCTCTGGCCGCCGCGGACGCCGCCTGGTCGGCGGGCGACGTCACCGCGTGCCTGCGCGCCCTGGCACAGGGAGGCTGGTGGACCGGGACCCACCGCACGGAGACTTCCGACGCCGGTCTCCTGGGCCAGTCACCGTCCGGCGATCCGCCCATGCCCACTGGCCTGCCTCTGTCCGGGCGGGATCTCGGTGCGGTGGAGGAGGATGCCGGCGCGGGTCTCTTCGGGCGGGCACCGTCCGCGAGCCCGCCTGTGCCCGCCGGTCTGCCTCTGCCCGGGCGGGATCTCGGTGCGGTGGACGAGGCTTCCGGTGCCGGTCCCTCCGGCCAGTCACCGTCCGGTGGTCCGCCCATGCCCGCCGGCCGGCCCTTGGCCGGCCTGGATCTCGGTGCGCGGGAAGCCTCCGGTGCCGGTCGTGTGGGGCAGCCGCCCTCCGGGACCTCGTCCCCGCTCACCGGAGCGCTCACGGCCGAGCGGGATGCCGGTGCCGCGGAGGCCGTTGGCGCCGGGCTCGTGGGCCAGTCACCGCCCGTGTCGGCCGGACCCCTCACGGCCGCGCGGGATCCCGGTGCCGCGGCGGCCCTGCGCGATCACCGCGCGGGGATGCGTGCCGTGCTGCAAGGGCGGTTCGACCGGGCCGTGGCTCCGTTGCGGCGGGTCGTGGAGCGCGCGTGGACGGCGGACGGCCCGGAGGAACTGCTGCGGGCGGCCTCCGCGGCCCTGCTGCTCGGGGACACCGCCGCCGCCCGGCGGGCCGGTGCCCGGGCGCTCGCGGTGGCCCGTACGCACGGCGCCGCCCTGCACGAGGCGCGGGCCCTGGAGTACCTGGCCTACGGCGAACTCCGCGCCGGACGGCACGCGCTGGCCCGGGCACACGCCGAGGAGGGAGTGCGCAGCGCCGCCCGCAGCGGGCAGCGCAACACCGCCGCCCACCACCACGCCGTACTGGCCCTGGCCGCGTCGATCGCCGGCGAGGCGCACACCGTGGCCGAGCACGCGACGGCGGCGATGACCATCGCGCGCCGGCACGGCCTGGCCCAGGCCGCCGCGCTGGCCCAGTGGGCGCTGGCCCGCGCCGACCTGGGCCACGGCCGGCCCCGCGAGGCCGCCGAACGGCTGGCGCCCCTCGTCCGGCCCGGTTCGGAACGCGGCCACTTCGCCGTCTGGATGCTCGCCGTACCGTGCTACGTGGAGGCATGCGCGCTCGCCCGGCAGCCGGAGGGCGCCGGGGACGCGGTCGAGGACTTCGCGCTCTGGGTGGCCTGCGAGGCCGATGCCCAGGCCCCCGCCCAACTACTGCGCTGCCGCGCCCTGCTGGCCCCGCCCGAGGCCGCCGACGCGCTGTACCGGCAGGCGCTGCGACGCCACGACGAGGCCGCCGGCGACTTCGAACGGGCCCGCACCGAGTTGCTCTACGGCAAGTGGCTGCGCAGACGCCGCCGGCTGCGCGAGGCACGGACCCATCTGCGGGCCGCGCTGCTCGGCTTCGAGCGCTGCGGTGCCGGACCGTGGGCCCAGCAGGCGGCGGCGGAACTCCGGGCGAACGGCGTGATCGGGGCGGCCGGTGCGCTCGGCGCGGACGGGCCGGGAGGGGCCGTGTCCGAGGGCGCCGTGCCGCCGGACGGGCTGGCGCGGCTGACTCCGCAGCAGTTGCGCATCGCCCGGCGCGTCGCCCAGGGGCTCACCAACCGCGAGGTGGCCCTGAGCCTGTCGGTCAGCACCCGCACCGTCGACTACCACCTGCGCAAGGTCTTCGCCGCCCTCGGCGTCCGCTCCCGGGTGGAACTGGCCCGCCTGGTGGAGCAGGCCGGGCAGACCGTCGGCCAATCCTGA
- the thrS gene encoding threonine--tRNA ligase: MSRRADRCLCPKPRGECPGASPCGHSPDVREETAMHDHRKLGRELGLFDTDPLIGAGLPYWLPDGATVRHTLEEYIRAAERRAGYRHVYSPVLGKRELYEISGHWAHYSDDMFPPMDLGGEQVVLRPSLCPHHAVIYRSRSRSYRELPLRMAELGGMYRSELSGVLGGLTRVRAIQLNDAHIFCTLEQVAEEARAALELIRRAYEALGITPARYRLSLPGPGGKYVAAPEKWRRSTALLTDVLDRSGLPYEAAEGEAAFYGPKIDVQVTDGAGRESTLSTVQVDFHQPERFELHYIGADGARHRPVMIHRSIIGSVERAVAHLVERHGGAFPAWLAPTQLVILPVSGAELPNAAALARRCTRLGLRAEIAGPDRGSLGARIREARLVPYQAVIGAEEAADESVALRLRDGRRLEPQPVSEVLTRISALVEAHSTDLWAGPAS; this comes from the coding sequence GTGTCCCGGCGCGCTGACAGATGTCTTTGTCCGAAGCCCCGGGGCGAGTGCCCCGGGGCTTCGCCTTGCGGTCACTCGCCCGATGTCCGCGAGGAGACCGCCATGCATGACCACCGCAAGCTCGGACGTGAACTGGGCCTGTTCGACACCGACCCGCTCATCGGCGCCGGCCTGCCGTACTGGCTGCCCGACGGTGCGACCGTACGGCACACCCTGGAGGAGTACATCCGTGCCGCCGAGCGGCGGGCCGGGTACCGCCACGTGTACTCACCGGTCCTCGGCAAACGGGAGTTGTACGAGATCTCCGGGCACTGGGCGCACTACAGCGACGACATGTTTCCCCCGATGGACCTCGGTGGTGAGCAGGTCGTCCTGCGGCCGAGCCTGTGCCCTCACCACGCGGTGATCTACCGCTCCCGCTCCCGCAGTTACCGCGAACTGCCCCTGCGCATGGCCGAGCTGGGGGGCATGTACCGCTCCGAACTCTCGGGCGTGCTCGGCGGGTTGACCCGGGTGCGGGCCATCCAGCTCAACGACGCGCACATCTTCTGCACCCTGGAGCAGGTCGCCGAGGAGGCGCGGGCGGCGCTGGAGCTGATCCGCCGGGCGTACGAGGCGCTCGGCATCACCCCGGCCCGCTACCGGCTCTCCCTCCCGGGCCCCGGTGGCAAGTACGTCGCCGCACCCGAGAAGTGGCGCCGGTCCACCGCCCTGCTGACCGACGTCCTCGACCGCTCCGGCCTGCCCTACGAGGCGGCCGAGGGAGAGGCCGCCTTCTACGGCCCCAAGATCGACGTTCAGGTCACCGACGGCGCCGGCCGGGAGTCCACTCTCTCCACCGTCCAGGTCGACTTCCACCAGCCCGAGCGGTTCGAGCTGCACTACATCGGCGCGGACGGCGCCAGGCACCGCCCGGTCATGATCCACCGCAGCATCATCGGCAGTGTGGAACGGGCCGTCGCCCATCTCGTCGAACGGCACGGCGGCGCCTTCCCCGCCTGGCTCGCCCCCACTCAGCTGGTGATCCTCCCGGTCTCCGGCGCCGAACTGCCGAACGCCGCGGCCCTCGCCCGACGCTGCACCCGTCTCGGACTGCGTGCCGAGATCGCGGGACCGGACCGCGGCAGCCTGGGCGCCCGTATCCGAGAGGCCCGCCTGGTTCCCTACCAAGCCGTCATCGGCGCCGAGGAAGCCGCCGACGAGTCCGTCGCGCTGCGCCTGCGCGACGGACGCCGGCTCGAACCGCAGCCGGTCAGTGAGGTACTGACCCGCATCAGCGCTCTCGTCGAGGCTCACAGCACCGACCTGTGGGCCGGCCCCGCCTCATAG